A genomic window from Populus nigra chromosome 7, ddPopNigr1.1, whole genome shotgun sequence includes:
- the LOC133698797 gene encoding uncharacterized protein LOC133698797 isoform X2 yields MISILAQERLLGAALGAAFAGFIVYEQRKCIYQSISPEHPQSQLREPIFGKQFRSEFELSWNKAVDQTFGPLVASLNSQLSQDDPSRI; encoded by the exons ATGATCAGCATCCTAGCTCAA GAGCGTCTGCTGGGCGCGGCATTGGGAGCTGCATTTGCGGGTTTCATTGTTTATGAGCAACGAAAGTGCATCTATCAATCTATTTCACCTGAACATCCTCAATCCCag TTGAGAGAGCCCATATTTGGAAAGCAATTTCGTTCAGAGTTCGAACTTTCTTGGAACAAAGCTGTGGACCAGACATTTGGACCTCTGGTTGCTTCTCTTAATTCAC AACTCTCACAAGATGACCCATCAAGGATATAG
- the LOC133698797 gene encoding uncharacterized protein LOC133698797 isoform X1 gives MISILAQERLLGAALGAAFAGFIVYEQRKCIYQSISPEHPQSQLREPIFGKQFRSEFELSWNKAVDQTFGPLVASLNSPEELSQDDPSRI, from the exons ATGATCAGCATCCTAGCTCAA GAGCGTCTGCTGGGCGCGGCATTGGGAGCTGCATTTGCGGGTTTCATTGTTTATGAGCAACGAAAGTGCATCTATCAATCTATTTCACCTGAACATCCTCAATCCCag TTGAGAGAGCCCATATTTGGAAAGCAATTTCGTTCAGAGTTCGAACTTTCTTGGAACAAAGCTGTGGACCAGACATTTGGACCTCTGGTTGCTTCTCTTAATTCAC CTGAAGAACTCTCACAAGATGACCCATCAAGGATATAG
- the LOC133698176 gene encoding fasciclin-like arabinogalactan protein 12: MRQQSLSLLFSLILFFLHCTKTLGQSPAAAPVMPPPTTPVKAPPTAPSQAPSAQVATSPGPVDVIKILQKAGHFTVFVRLMQATTEDTELNKELNKTNNGITIFAPSDSAFSSLKAGFLNALSDEDKTELVKFHVLPALISSSQFQTVSNPVRTQAGTGPRVTLNVTTTGNFVNITTGLTNTSISGTVYTDSQLAIYQIDKVLFPLDIFTPRPPAPAPAPELGKPRKAAPGVESPTAPKDISGALTPLILHNNALLLAVSCMVAAIFS, encoded by the coding sequence ATGAGGCAACAATCTTTAAGCTTGTTATTCtctcttatccttttctttctccattGTACAAAAACGTTAGGTCAGTCACCGGCGGCAGCCCCGGTAATGCCACCACCTACGACCCCAGTGAAGGCGCCGCCTACGGCCCCTTCACAGGCACCATCTGCACAGGTAGCAACATCACCCGGCCCCGTTGACGTCATTAAAATCCTGCAAAAGGCTGGCCACTTCACTGTCTTCGTCCGCCTAATGCAAGCTACAACAGAAGACACTGAGTTAAACAAGGAGCTGAACAAGACAAACAATGGAATTACAATCTTTGCACCAAGTGACAGCGCATTTTCGAGCCTCAAAGCAGGCTTTCTAAACGCTCTAAGCGATGAAGACAAGACTGAGTTGGTGAAGTTTCATGTACTACCTGCACTTATATCATCTTCCCAATTCCAGACTGTCAGCAATCCTGTAAGGACACAGGCGGGAACGGGTCCCAGGGTAACACTGAATGTTACCACCACAGGGAATTTCGTGAACATAACTACAGGGCTGACAAATACAAGCATATCCGGCACCGTATACACTGATAGCCAGCTTGCTATTTATCAAATTGACAAGGTGCTATTTCCTTTGGACATTTTTACTCCTAGGCCTCCTGCTCCCGCTCCTGCTCCCGAACTGGGAAAGCCAAGGAAGGCAGCTCCCGGTGTAGAAAGTCCTACCGCTCCTAAGGATATTTCTGGTGCTCTAACACCACTTATTCTGCATAATAATGCCTTGCTCCTTGCAGTCAGCTGTATGGTTGCTGCAATCTTTTCATGA